The proteins below are encoded in one region of Bremerella sp. P1:
- a CDS encoding DEAD/DEAH box helicase produces the protein MALGIGLELGDWIEESTETKTAFAELAVLEDLFEGVDAQPRPYQVRIATKAIQALLSADADPFDEFAGSSASVLIESPTGSGKTVMGLAIAQWMQKHFGLSIGWVSMRRNLLSQAQAENIARGFDVKLELISMFDKDPPKVDMLIVDEAQHDAAMSMANLHCTIRPQYILGLTATPFRGDRVKLCFDHVIRDAGIHQLIQDGYLSEYHHYTIPEYTPGAVAETYASDIQRWGKSIVFFHRHDQCVECQQELTLRGIRSEIVTAKSDRDRQLADFISGKITVLINMNILTEGFDCPDLKTVFCRPSSKACTIQMCGRVFRKHVSHPFKQVVQCQQTPHPILKTAAAIEQYVWAGDQWNSLKMNRQIEAISQRSRRLIAGTQVRLPKLVAALKETRPMWEQRRNRF, from the coding sequence GGTGTCGATGCTCAGCCGCGTCCGTACCAGGTACGCATCGCGACGAAAGCAATTCAAGCTCTGTTGAGTGCCGACGCAGATCCGTTTGACGAATTTGCCGGGTCGAGTGCTTCGGTCCTGATCGAAAGTCCCACGGGCAGCGGGAAGACGGTCATGGGCCTGGCAATCGCCCAGTGGATGCAAAAGCACTTCGGCCTGTCGATCGGCTGGGTTTCGATGCGACGCAATCTTCTGTCGCAAGCCCAGGCCGAGAACATCGCTCGCGGCTTCGATGTGAAGCTGGAGCTGATCTCGATGTTCGACAAGGACCCACCGAAGGTCGACATGTTGATCGTCGACGAAGCCCAACACGACGCCGCGATGAGCATGGCCAATCTGCACTGCACGATTCGCCCGCAATATATCTTGGGCCTCACGGCGACTCCCTTCCGTGGCGATCGCGTCAAGCTTTGCTTCGATCATGTCATCCGCGACGCAGGCATCCATCAACTGATTCAAGATGGTTACCTCAGCGAGTACCACCACTACACAATTCCTGAATATACCCCGGGAGCCGTCGCGGAGACCTACGCGTCGGACATCCAGCGGTGGGGGAAGTCCATCGTCTTCTTCCACCGCCACGACCAATGCGTCGAATGCCAACAGGAGCTCACGCTCCGCGGCATTCGCAGCGAGATTGTCACCGCCAAGAGTGACCGCGATCGGCAACTGGCCGACTTCATCTCTGGCAAGATCACCGTGTTGATCAACATGAACATCTTGACCGAAGGGTTCGACTGCCCTGATTTGAAGACGGTCTTCTGTCGACCATCGAGCAAGGCCTGCACGATTCAAATGTGCGGGCGAGTCTTCCGCAAGCACGTCAGTCACCCCTTCAAGCAAGTGGTGCAATGTCAACAAACGCCGCATCCGATTCTGAAAACGGCCGCGGCCATCGAGCAGTACGTGTGGGCCGGCGATCAGTGGAACAGCTTGAAGATGAACCGCCAGATCGAAGCGATCAGCCAGCGATCGCGACGCCTGATCGCCGGTACCCAGGTACGCTTGCCCAAACTGGTCGCGGCACTCAAAGAGACGCGGCCGATGTGGGAACAGCGGCGGAACCGCTTCTAA